CCTGACGAAAATCACAATGTCTACAGGCAAACTGCAATTTTCTTCTTTCTTTATCTTCCTGTGGATATAACATATTGttactaaaaaattaacaaataaaaatatattaagtaTATTAGACATACCATTCTGGGCAGAATTTTATTCCAACATAACGTAAAGGATCTCCagtattcatttttattgtttttatcaaCCAACAAAGAAATTTCACCCTgttatattacaaaaaactAGATGCTTTCTTAAAAAGGTATCACATTACCAAATAGATCCAAGAAAAATCTTGacaggaaaaaaaaatttctaaaaatcaacaatatacttaaaaatagtaaacaTTAACATTggttttatttaatgtttttttttaagtatacaTTGTTAAAGAGGAAAATAAATTGGGGcagttatttataatttataacataCATTTATCATTGTGTTTGCCACAAAAGACTTGACATATTACGAAATTTAATACttaattatctttaataatCATCATACATAtctaacatttatttattacacattttatttttatgaaaaattaaaaattctcATATTtcatagaaaaaatttaatatttatgttgtaaattaataatatcagtttaaaattatacttatattttaaaatagagatgtaatgtttaattttataaaaaaaacatacaaGTGTGACATAAAGCTGACAtattctaataataaaatgttaaacaGATCATCATAAATTATCTACTGTTAacaatttgttaaaaaaaaatcttcaaaACACAAATCAATTAGAAAGTTTTATTTgaacattattttttcactctttaaaaacatattaataataattaattttatttttctgtaataaattataagtcatattttatacattaaatagtatttatacaaatttaaaattaatttatttgaaaatataatattaaaatctcTAAGCACAAGcctaactttaaaattattttttacaaaaaattaacatcACAACTGTTTTTCCAATCTTTCTACACACCTTTAGGTCAAGTTTCATTTCAAACCACCATTTTTGCAGCAGATGCTAGTTATTACTggaatatttatatgaaaaacgTAGTTTTTTTGGAAAAATAATTGCACTTTTTGTTACCAGCACATTTTTACCTtagaaaaagttatttaaaaagttaaaaaaaaacttttcatAACTCACTTCTCACCTATGTACATAGGATTAAAACAAtgtatttttcttttttttatacaaataatttaaacatattcaataaaataaaataaaaatagtaaaagttttttaaacatCTAGTTAAACCGATATAATGAACAATGCTATTTGGTATTCTAAGGGTTGTAAACGGTAATTTTTGTCGCTATAAGatcataattatattttcatcttttttgaagaattacttttattaagaTCTTTGGAATTTTTACGTTTTCTATCtttgtttttttctttttttagaCAATCTTCACAAAACCAGGATTCATGTTCTGCTGGCGCTACTATAAGACCAACACAATGAAAATGATACCAGCATTCGCATGTATCACAACCAACCATCTCTGCATCTTCATTGTAAGCTACATGACATTTTGGACATATCCATAACCTTTCTTCATCATCACCTCCATTTCCACTGATAGAAGGAAGAGTTATTGGACCAGGCGGTGTTTCATTTAATGGTAATAACATTGTTTTACCACTATCTTCATTAAGAGATGGAGATTTTTTATGTAATGGAAACAAATTAGACATCTTTCCACCTGAAGACtgtttaaaagaatttgatttttttatgttaaaagaaagaccgtcattactttttttttttttttcttttttatctttatttttggTTGGTGATACaccaaaattatttaatatatttttcaccTGTGATTTACCCCTCTCTTCTTTCTCTATGTCCAAAGGGCCACTACCTGGTCTAGAAAAAGATATTGGTGTCATTGGCCTTTTGATTGGTGATGATTCTTTATCAACTACAATGCTACTCTCTTTACTTTTGTCTTTATTGATACAGTGACTACTACTAGTTGATGCCTGGATCTTATTTTCTTTCGCcatcttttcttttaaattacgTATATAATCGGAGCCATTATCATTAAACGAACCTATTACCGTTGGTATTGTTGGTGGTTCcgttatttttttcttatctttatctttttttttaattttactctTTAACATATCTGGATTTGTTGATGGAAAAGAAACATTATTTTCAACTTTCAATGTtcctttttcttttttgtgTTTCTTTTTATCCACATTCAAATTATCAGGTTCGATACTTTTTACCTGCTTTATTTCATCATTTTGTCTTCCTACTATTGTTGATGTATTTGTGGTATCATTTATAGGTTTTactttaacttttaaatctTCATTAACTATTATGTCATTAGATgatgatttatttaatattggGCTATATGTACCTTTGGAATCAGCAAGTTGAGACGTTAAAGGAGTTGCTGTCAATACGGTTGGACTTGTAACAGAAGAGTTTGTTCTTTTAAAAGTAAGTTTTATTGGAAGTTTCTTTTCAACTGGTGTAAACAAGGATGAAATACTAGCAGCATCAGAATTATCTGAAGATTTTACATCAATTGTTAATggttgtaaatttttattaggCATATTTGTTTGTCcaacttttttatcaatttcagATGAATTTAAAGTTTGTAGAAGTCTTTCACGTTCCTCTCTTTTACGTCTCTTTTTTTCACGTTTCTTTTCTTTACGTTCTCGCTTTTCACGTTTTTCTCTCTCTTTATCAGTTTCAGTTAATTGAActgatttatttataatttttggaAGTACAGGTGTTTGTTTATTGAATTCTTTATTATATCCTATTTTGGGTGTTGACTCTGCTAAAGGCATTGTGGAactaatattcaaaaaactactatcattaaatttattaacacTATTTTGGTTGGAACCACCGATTTTAGAAATACTACTTGTTGGTGTATCAAATTTGAGACCAGAAGAATCTGTTGCAGATTTAGAGTGATCttctttaattttgttaactTTTTTAGAAGGAACTTTCACTTGTGATGGAATAAATGTTGCGGTTGGAGAAGCTGTGACATTCTTGAGAACATTTTCAATAGTCATATCAATAGAATCCTCTTTACAAGATTGTTTACTTTTTTGTTGTGTAAATTGAGAAAATTGTTGTGTTTGTGGCCCTTTTTGTTGGTGATTATTATAAGGCTGTTGTTCttgaatattaatattaccaCTAACAAATCTTTGAATTGCTTGATCAATTGATTGTGCATTATTTTGTACTTTCtggaaagaaaaattatgaGATACAAGTTTAGAAATCATATCACATTGAGCAAGTAAATTAAGTTGTGTAGCAGCATCAGGTGGAATTTTCCCTATTCCAAACATAGCTGCAGTAGCACTATAATTTGCCATAAGTTGTTGTAGAAATGTTTGATTAGCCagatcatttaaatttaaattaccaAGCAAGGGAAAATTTGTAAGAGGCGGTTTGGATGATGAAGCCATTTCGGAAACTTTTGGAGATTTGCAAGTGTTATTAGAATTTCTTGAGGTATCCACTTTGGGAATATCACGTTTaggaaatttaattttaacagaTTCTtctatatctttattttcaaCTTTAATGGGTTCTGGTGGTGGTTTTGGTTTTTTAGTAGAAACAATTTCAAATCCTAAATCGGTAACTTTTTGACCTTTAAATagtgttaaaaattttgatttcgTGGTCTTTTCCACAATATTAGTTTCAAtgtttttttgattttcttCATTGTCCTCTGATGGAGCAATATTTTCTTCTTCCACTTTATCAAGATCTTCAACAATATCTTCTTTTGGTGGTTTTTCTCTACTAACAACTTGATTTCTTTCAACAATAAATGGAAGACCATGATAAAGATCTCTTTTTGGCATATCAATTTGTTTAACAAAATCAGATATTTCAGAAACTTTATTATGCATCGTCTTTAAGCTATGGAAAACATCATTAACACTTGGTTCAGCTCGATTAGCTACATAAAaagacaaaaatatattgttaaagaagagaaaaatttttgttgttattAATTACCTAAATTAGCAAAACTTATTGTTCTTTTACTCAGAGTACAAAAATATGTCTCAAATAATCTAATTAATTCAGTTAATGCTTCCACAGTCACTCCTGAAAATCCAATATCTTCAAGAATGATAGCCATTGTCTTTGTAACCTCATCTCTAATACACTCTTCTGGCCCTTGTGTTAAGGGATCCATTGGACATTCAACCATTAgacaaattattattaatttttcggCATATATTTAGATGAAATATAACAAACAATTTACAAGAAGAAAAGTCAATCCACAAAACATGGAAAAACTAAGCGTTTAACCATGTAGGGTACACAATATACCACTGAAAATGTACCAATATCGTTCTAAGACCATACAATACTTTGCGCCCTCATTATATTTACAACATTTTTGTACATTATAGTATATTTCATTTACagcttttttatttttaaagtatacatttttacaaataaagtATAGTACtaaaagttttctttttcatttatataaaataacatggtagaaaatgtaattttaatcaaaaaaaaaataaatttaatttctatctataaaatatcattaatttatctcgttataattaattagtattaaaatatggcaacaatatataatttgtaaatgtctaataaataaaaatgatagaCGATAAAATATACAGATTTATATTTGACTATATAAAGTGTTGCTCAGTGTAATTTTACTAAAACtaatacaaattattttttcacttaatccaaatatttattcatttatacTGTTTCAATAACTATAACCTAcattaatgatatttaacCACACTATCAATATGAAATTATAAAGTCTcatgattatatatatatatatattaaaatgacaACAAATACTCTTCAAccagaaatttttttaattttactaattataaagaaatttaaaaatataattagttGAAAATCATTTgaattgttattaaaataatattataatatttttaattttttttctacttgacattttcattatacttttatgtaatatatattctgcaaaaataatacatttattataaattttctttagtacatattatattaaaaaacaaagaGTATTTATGTAGTAATTTTAGAGAAAATTATTCTCTTGCTAATgtattaaactttaaaaggttatttatattcattcattttttatttatgacGTTTTTCAActtatttgtattaaaatttttgaaaaataaaaataaattattttcttcaacTGTATTAATGATGATCctctatttataaatttgatttcaattttaatttaaaatgaaaaaaaatgttgattgtttttttacttttaaattatatataattttatatcatgtaaacaattagttttataaaaacctaaaaaaaatatttaaaatatatgtataaaaacttttctaacaataatacatattaccaactataattttttgttttttaagaTCTTTGaccatataaaattaaacttaaGATAAATTACTATAGTAGTATAACAATGATTTATCATCTAAATATAGGATAGAATTAATAAGACAAAATAAGGATTAattttgatgaaaaaaaagttcagaaaacattttcattattattttatttaaactttttttttttgttttataatgtCTTCTGGGTTTTTATTTGATTCtcaaaactttattaatGATTCACTAAAACCACTATTTTATGATGACAGGAAATATGAAAAAtctgaaatttttttaccaaatAAAAGACCAATAGAAACTATTTTTGTTTCATTCAATGAGATAAAAGATTCATTAAAACCAGGAGATATTTTAGAATTTAAATATCCTCTTTTCAATCATTGGGCTATATTTCTTGgaatatataattgtttttacaTTGTAATTCATTTTCGTGTAGTTAATCCAGCCCCTTCTATGAAGCATGACATCTTTATCGAACCAATTAATACTAGAAATAAAGttagaataaataatattaatgatcaTGATGTAAATAGGAGATTACGATCCGCAGATGAAATACGTAAACTAGCATTGGAAAGATTAGAACAtcataaaaagtataatataatcacttataattgtaaacattttgttaatgatttaagatattattaacattttttttattaggaACTTTATTGTATAacaaattaaacaaaaattattatgaaatgaataaaaaataaagtaaaaagtAGAAAATAATTAGGAATGTGATAATCCGCAGAATTAAGTGATAAAAGTTCTTCTGGGAAATTTTGAATGCAtctacaataaattttaattaattatatatagatGTATTTTTTAGATTGAACTTACGGCTCGTCAACTTTGCACTTAATGTCACATATTTCTCCATGATAAGATTGATGGCATTTACAATAACCATTCTCATATTTTCCATGGATACAtgaaacaatatttaaacaatCTGGACCAGAATAGTAGTCACTACATTTACATGTACCATTGACACTATTTACATAACGTCTTGAATGTAACTCATCTGGAGTTAATCTCCAACATGCAAGTCTCTCACACCATCTTCCATCCCATTGGTTTTTACAGGAACACTCTAATCCATTATTACCTCTAGAAAGTATACCATCATTTTCACAAATATTGGTACATCctctaaaataatattaaaaagtttaataataaaaattttaaaaaacttaccttccttttctaaaaaaaagatttttttcacatttatcatatatatgaCAAAAAGCACCAGACCATCCAGGTTTACAAACAcaaatatctttttcaataattcCATTAATTCTATTGTGTTTACATCTTATTTCCTCaaattcaatattattaCCAGTTTTTCTCCATTTTCCATTATCATATTCCCAAAGTCCACACTCCTCATAATATCCATCAATTAAACCAAAgtctaataaaaaaaaattattacataatatttaacttttatataaaaaaaaatttaccagTTTCAGTGGTACAATTTGTCAAAGTATCTAAGCTAATTACTTCCAAATTCTCTCCATCACTATCTGTGTTTTTATGTCTTTGTAGATAGACTCCTGATAAGGacaaaaaaactaaaataatagttCTAAGAAAGCGGATTCcttttaaaatcatattcAAAAGACAGTTTTGTTAGCAAAAGGATATTAATTCCAGatgactaaaaaaaaattgatgatAATAGTAAAgtcaaaaaaagaaaatatgtaatatatatatatatatatatatatatatgataagaaaaagaCTTTATATTATGTGAAAATGCATATATGTATATGTGATTGGTTATTTCAAAAAGCGACCAGAAAAATGTACTTtgttaaaatgtattttacaAGTAAGAGAAGGACTTTATACTTATCATCATTTAATTAAAGGATTTTACATTCActagtatatatttttatttgaaagtAAAACATACATCTATATTAAATAAgtaatacattttataaaatttacaattatatgttacaattattaattatgttaacatgtatcatattttttaaactttttactttattCTTCTTTCTTCTTTCATGATTAGTggtttgttaaaaaaaaagaaagaagtTTTCTTTCATAcataaatattgtatttcccattgttttttattttaaaaatgctatttttttttatctatttttttaatcaactTACGtcattttttatgtaaaatgttatttttttttttattattagaatttatcttttaaggatataaaatattaattattatacttaaaataagaatattctaattatttttttatcgaTACTCATAAAAATGGGTGTAAGTATATCTGTACTTTAAAGATAAtctaaaatatgttttattaaaatagttttcTATTTTGATTGGCGTTTAAATGACATcttttgtattaattttttttctctaaaaattaaaacaaatataactatttttttttaaattctatttacataattaattatttttcttcttataattatctttaatattttttggtcttaatatttgtataaatgtaacacatttattaatttcagTACCAATTATCATTCTATTTGCCTCGATTATCTCTAAATTGTTTAtgaattgaaaaaatatatatatatattttaaataatattatgaaaCCAAAgactaaatttatttttatttctttctttCATCAACTCAATTAACAGTTATTTGAAATTGTAAGCAAAATacctaataattttttgaacaATGATAAAACACACAccaaaaatcatttttttaaatattaattttaaccaACAAAACATAtcatgaaaaataaaataacatttttgcCTTTGAAAATGACCTTATCCGGTTACactttaacaataaattccATAGTTTAATATactgatttttttttaacttatacTCCCACAACTAacatcattatattttataaaactttgtttgaatttaaaataacatttcttttttttttttttaaattgttcttcactattagaatatttaaatatttattatattaaaaataaaaggaatatattattaaaatattaagaatgATTCATGTagttgaatattttttaaatatttgtataatattaatattaatataattattttttatattgtaaaaatgatctaaaaatttaacatgataataatctttttcttCGTGTACTACCTactttctatttttaatcttttaatatcaaaaaatggtaattttttttgtctacTTTACATCAAttcctttttttaaaactttttattctaataaaattattctatattaacaaatattttattcaaaaatttttattcttctccatattttttttattataacatgCCTCCAgagaataataataaatttgttcAAGTTAACTTGGAACAATTAGATGTTGCAAAATCTAGTCaacaatttcttttatcCCACCATCATGTTAttcatttacaaaaaaatttctctACAGAAGTTAGAGCTATTTTAGATATCAAGAAATATATTCCCAATGCTTCTATTATTCTTAATGAAAAAAGTACATTGTTAgatacaattattaataatttggTTTATgagattattttaaacaacaaTTTAGAATATTCTTCTTATATTGATGatgtaaaagaaaaaatttttaattattcatataattcagaaataaaaaattctttagaattattatgtcttaaaaatgtaataacacctatcaaaattattgatGATGGAATTTTTAAAGATCAAAAATGTTTAACAATTTAGTAAGTatcaaatgataatattatataagtattaaaattaattttttttttatagttgtgatattgaaaatatttctcAATGTTATGTTGGAATTTGTAAATTACAATCACCAACAAATTTTAGTCAATTTCTAGAGTCATTTCAATATATTTCACTTGTTATTGGATCTGTATCATCAAAACTTACCAAAACATCATTTGAAGTTGGGAGGACTATTTCAACAATTTTAAGTGATGATTCTTTAAGATTAGAGTTAGAagatataaatgataaagaaaaatttaaggCTAAAATTATGGAATATtcaaaagaattatataaaattgataaggATAAAGAAATTGAAAAGTTTAATGTCAACAACAAATGGGAACCATTATTATGTATTATCAATGATTTTAAAAGACGTtggaaatattatttatctgACTGGTGGGATGGTTTATCAGATTATCATTCTATCTCTAAAACTATTTCAAcaactatttatttattttttattatcctCCTAACGACAATTGCCTTAGGAATGCTTAATGAAAATAACACAAAGTCAAAAATAACTGTATCTAACCAAATTTTATCTCAAATTATTGgtggtatatttttttctttttttggtGGTCAACCATTTCTTGTTCTTTTATCAACAGCACCTATAACTATATGTATATctatattatatcaaatttcattaatttataattataatttttattatctttatacTTGGACTGGTATTTATACATCAATAtatcttataatttttgcattatttcaaatgtcaaatataatgaaatatgCTAAAAAAAGTCTTGAAGAACTTTTTGGATTATTTATTAgtatatcattaataataaaggCAACACAGGCAACATATTTTGCCATTACAAGATATGACAAAAATTGTACTAATTCTttagatattttttcatGTGACAGATCCAGtggtttattatttattattatgatttttggaacattatttatttcattatggTTATTTAGTTTTAGATTAAcatcatatttaaataaatttataagagATTTAGTTGGAGATTATAGTTTACCATTAGCTATCCTAATTATGACAATTATTGGaacaacaatttttaatgatataccAAAGGAAACATTTATACTTAATGATAATGAGacacttttaaatattacacAATTTTGGAATTTAACAAAAGATGGACATATATTAGCATTACAATTAGCTATACcaatttcaatattattttttatggaTCAACTTATTGTAACAAGAACAGtagataatgataataataaattaaaaaaaggttCAACAGTTAATTGGGATCTTTTTGTTGTtggaatattaaatataatactttCATTACTTGGTTTACCATGGATGCATGGAGCTTTACCTCAGTCATATCTTCATTTAAGGGCACAGGCAGATGTTGAGGAAAAAATTGTTGATGGAGTATCTGTTGAagtaataacaaaaaatagaGAATCACGCCttgcaatttttttaactcaTATACTAATAATTCCAacattcatatattttttaccatATCTTAACAAAATACCAACAGCCGTCTATCATGgtctttttctaaatatggcattaatatcaatgataggaaataaattaattgatagaatattattaatttttactcAACAAAATTCATATCCATTAACAAGTTGGATACAAAAAGTTCCACAAAAAcaaattcatttatttaccatttttgaaataattcaATTACTTCTATTAGTATGTATAGGCTTTTCTGGTAAACCATTTGTTGAATTATCCTTTcctataataatttttctctATATTCCCTTACGTCTATGGATTTTACCGTTCTTCTttacaaaaacaatttatctTGAATTTTTAGATAGTTAGCATCAACTAtcatgttaatttttttttttttttttttttgtaaattattctttttgttTTCCTTTTGTTTGCCTCATTggttacttttttttttctatatacatatacatctaaatattttttccatCTATTATTTACACATTATAAtatctgtttttttttttgtatttttattattttatataaaaaaaataagaatccTAAAACTATAAACAATTAAAGcttatgtaaaaaattttaaatacatttatacatatattatcattttattaaactgCATATAagataaagtttattttttaatttcttattacatattttttagtaacaattttaattaattaaactaataattttaccataattttatttctaaatttattaataaaaaattttatggatagaatattatttaggtaaaatttttaaatatctttatgagattacttttttttaattatttcttaaaagtataaatatatcaattataaacttttgttatattaacttttatttatatcatttttttttaaattaatcacataattaag
This Strongyloides ratti genome assembly S_ratti_ED321, chromosome : 2 DNA region includes the following protein-coding sequences:
- a CDS encoding Epidermal growth factor-like domain-containing protein, with translation MILKGIRFLRTIILVFLSLSGVYLQRHKNTDSDGENLEVISLDTLTNCTTETDFGLIDGYYEECGLWEYDNGKWRKTGNNIEFEEIRCKHNRINGIIEKDICVCKPGWSGAFCHIYDKCEKNLFFRKGRGCTNICENDGILSRGNNGLECSCKNQWDGRWCERLACWRLTPDELHSRRYVNSVNGTCKCSDYYSGPDCLNIVSCIHGKYENGYCKCHQSYHGEICDIKCKVDEPCIQNFPEELLSLNSADYHIPNYFLLFTLFFIHFIIIFV
- a CDS encoding Transcription initiation factor TFIID subunit 3, encoding MVECPMDPLTQGPEECIRDEVTKTMAIILEDIGFSGVTVEALTELIRLFETYFCTLSKRTISFANLANRAEPSVNDVFHSLKTMHNKVSEISDFVKQIDMPKRDLYHGLPFIVERNQVVSREKPPKEDIVEDLDKVEEENIAPSEDNEENQKNIETNIVEKTTKSKFLTLFKGQKVTDLGFEIVSTKKPKPPPEPIKVENKDIEESVKIKFPKRDIPKVDTSRNSNNTCKSPKVSEMASSSKPPLTNFPLLGNLNLNDLANQTFLQQLMANYSATAAMFGIGKIPPDAATQLNLLAQCDMISKLVSHNFSFQKVQNNAQSIDQAIQRFVSGNINIQEQQPYNNHQQKGPQTQQFSQFTQQKSKQSCKEDSIDMTIENVLKNVTASPTATFIPSQVKVPSKKVNKIKEDHSKSATDSSGLKFDTPTSSISKIGGSNQNSVNKFNDSSFLNISSTMPLAESTPKIGYNKEFNKQTPVLPKIINKSVQLTETDKEREKREKRERKEKKREKKRRKREERERLLQTLNSSEIDKKVGQTNMPNKNLQPLTIDVKSSDNSDAASISSLFTPVEKKLPIKLTFKRTNSSVTSPTVLTATPLTSQLADSKVNEDLKVKVKPINDTTNTSTIVGRQNDEIKQVKSIEPDNLNVDKKKHKKEKGTLKVENNVSFPSTNPDMLKSKIKKKDKDKKKITEPPTIPTVIGSFNDNGSDYIRNLKEKMAKENKIQASTSSSHCINKDKSKESSIVVDKESSPIKRPMTPISFSRPGSGPLDIEKEERGKSQVKNILNNFGVSPTKNKDKKEKKKKSNDGLSFNIKKSNSFKQSSGGKMSNLFPLHKKSPSLNEDSGKTMLLPLNETPPGPITLPSISGNGGDDEERLWICPKCHVAYNEDAEMVGCDTCECWYHFHCVGLIVAPAEHESWFCEDCLKKEKNKDRKRKNSKDLNKTTKITVYNP
- a CDS encoding Sodium bicarbonate transporter-like protein 11, translated to MPPENNNKFVQVNLEQLDVAKSSQQFLLSHHHVIHLQKNFSTEVRAILDIKKYIPNASIILNEKSTLLDTIINNLVYEIILNNNLEYSSYIDDVKEKIFNYSYNSEIKNSLELLCLKNVITPIKIIDDGIFKDQKCLTIYCDIENISQCYVGICKLQSPTNFSQFLESFQYISLVIGSVSSKLTKTSFEVGRTISTILSDDSLRLELEDINDKEKFKAKIMEYSKELYKIDKDKEIEKFNVNNKWEPLLCIINDFKRRWKYYLSDWWDGLSDYHSISKTISTTIYLFFIILLTTIALGMLNENNTKSKITVSNQILSQIIGGIFFSFFGGQPFLVLLSTAPITICISILYQISLIYNYNFYYLYTWTGIYTSIYLIIFALFQMSNIMKYAKKSLEELFGLFISISLIIKATQATYFAITRYDKNCTNSLDIFSCDRSSGLLFIIMIFGTLFISLWLFSFRLTSYLNKFIRDLVGDYSLPLAILIMTIIGTTIFNDIPKETFILNDNETLLNITQFWNLTKDGHILALQLAIPISILFFMDQLIVTRTVDNDNNKLKKGSTVNWDLFVVGILNIILSLLGLPWMHGALPQSYLHLRAQADVEEKIVDGVSVEVITKNRESRLAIFLTHILIIPTFIYFLPYLNKIPTAVYHGLFLNMALISMIGNKLIDRILLIFTQQNSYPLTSWIQKVPQKQIHLFTIFEIIQLLLLVCIGFSGKPFVELSFPIIIFLYIPLRLWILPFFFTKTIYLEFLDS
- a CDS encoding LRAT-like domain-containing protein, giving the protein MSSGFLFDSQNFINDSLKPLFYDDRKYEKSEIFLPNKRPIETIFVSFNEIKDSLKPGDILEFKYPLFNHWAIFLGIYNCFYIVIHFRVVNPAPSMKHDIFIEPINTRNKVRINNINDHDVNRRLRSADEIRKLALERLEHHKKYNIITYNCKHFVNDLRYY